The DNA sequence AGACATTAGTGCTAGGAAGATGGCGCACCCGGCAATGTTCCCTAGAAGGGGCAGCGGTAGTGGCAGCGCCTCTGCTCTCAATGCAGCAGGTACCGGCGTTGGTAGTAGTGCCACATCTTCCGAGGATTTTCCGCCTCCGTCGCTGCTCCAGCCGCCACCTCCTGCAGCATCTTCTACGTCGGGACCACAGCCTCCGCCTCCACAAAGCCTGAACCTCCTTTCGCAGGCTCAGCTGCAGGCACAGCCTCTTGCTCCAGGCGGAActcagatgaaaaagaaaagtggctTCCAGATAACGAGCGTTACCCCGGCTCAGATCTCCGCCAGCATCAGCTCTAACAACAGTATAGCAGAGGACACTGAGAGCTATGATGATCTGGACGAATCTCACACGGAAGATCTGTCTTCTTCCGAGATCCTTGATGTGTCACTTTCCAGGGCTACTGACTTGGGGGAGCCTGAACGCAGCTCCTCAGAAGAGACTCTGAATAACTTCCAGGAAGCTGAGACACCTGGGGCAGTTTCTCCCAACCAGCCCCACCTTCCGCAGCCTCATTTGCCTCACCTTCCCCAACAGAATGTTGTGATCAATGGGAATGCTCATCCACACcacctccatcaccaccatcacatTCATCACGGGCACCACCTACACCATGGGCACCACCATCCATCCCATGCTGGTGTGGCCAGTACATCCATTCCCGGAGGGCCACCCTCGAGTCCAGTATCCAGAAAACTCTCGGCCACGGGAAGCTCTGACAGTGTTATGCCAGCTGTACCAACTTCTGCTGTCTCATCGGGTGGCTCACCTGCATCTGTAATGACTAATATCCGTGCTCCAAGTATTACCGGCAGTATAGGTACAAGTTCTGTTTCTGGCACGaatacaatgaatactgttaacaTTACTGCTGTGGGTAGTTTTAATCCTAGTGTGACGAGCAGCATGCTTAGTAATGCTAGTGTAAATGCAAGCAATATTCCTAGTGCTGCTAGTGTGAGCGTGGGGCCTGGAGTTAGCAGCGGTGTTAATGTGAATATCTTGAGTGGCATGGGCAATGGTACTATTTCTTCCTCCGCTGTTGTCAGCAGTGCCCCTAACGCAGCTGCAGGGATGACTGTGGGATCTGTTTCAAGTCAGCAGCAACAGCCAACAGTTAACACGTCCAGGTTTAGAGTTGTGAAGTTAGATTCTAGTTCCGAACCCTTTAAAAAAGGTAGATGGACTTGCACCGAGTTCTATGAGAAAGACAATGCTGCACCTGCTGCAGAAGGTGTGGCGATGAATAAAGTGGTGGAAACAGTAAAGCAAAACCCAGCAGAAGTGACTTCTGAGAGGGAGAGCACTAGTGGGAGCTCAGTGAGCAGTAGTGTCAGCACACTGAGTCACTACACAGAGAGTGTGGGAAGTGGAGAGATGGGAGCCCCGACTGTGGTGGTgcagccgcagccgcagccgccAACTCTTCAAGGTATGGCTCTTCAGCAGGTGGATTTCAGCAGCTCTGGTCCTCCGAGTATCTCTCAGTCGCAGATCACTCAAGTACAATTACAGCCTCAAGAACTGAGCTATCCTCAAAAGCAAGGTCTTCAGCCAGTACCTCTGCAAGCCACGCTCAGTGCTGCCACTGGTATCCAGCCACCACCTGTTAGCGTGGTTGGTGTAACTTCAGCTTTAGGTCAGCAGCCTTCCATTTCCAGTTTGGCTCAACCCCAACTGCCATATCCTCAGACGGCTCCTCCAGTGCAGGCTCCCCTTCCAGGGGCCCCACCCCAACAGTTACAGTATGGACAGCAGCAACCGGCTGTTTCTACGCAGATGGTCCCAAGCCATGGCAAAGCAGTGACTCAGAATCCTGCTTCAGAATATGTACAGCAGCCACCGATTCTCCAAACAGCGGTGTCCTCGGGACAGCCCAGCGCTGCAGGAGTGGGAGCAGGAACAGCAGCCATGCCTACGGCCCAGCCACAGAGTATCCAGCTGCCAGTGCAGCCCGCAGCAATCCAAGCACAACCTGCAGGGGCATCTGTCCAGCCTGTTGGCCAGGCTCAGGCGGCTGTATCTGTTGTACCTCCTGGCAGTCAGATTGCAAATATTGGTCAACAAGCGAGCATACCTACTGCAGTGCAGGGACCCTCTACCCAAGTCACACCTTCAGTTATTCCGCAAGGTGCTCCTCCATCTTCACAGATAGTCCCACCTGCTCCAACTGCGATTATTCATCAGGGAGTTCAAACTAGTGCTTCAAGCCTTCCTCAACAGTTGGTCCTTGCACCCCAAAGTACCTTGTTAACTGTGCCTCCCCAGCCTCAAGGAGTAGAATCAGTAGCTCAAGTTTCGCAGCCGTTGCCTGCAGTTAGCCCTTTGCCCTCTGCTAGTAGTATTTCTGTTACAAATCAGGTTAGTTCAACCGGTCCTTCTGGAATGCCTTCTGCCCCAACAAACTTGGTTCCACCACAGAATATAGCACAAACCCCTGCCACTCAAAATGGCAATTTGGTTCAAAGTGTTAGCCAACCTCCCTTGATAGCAACTAGTATaaatctgcctttggcacaaCAGATCCCACTAAGTTCTACTCAGTTCTCCGCACAATCATTAGCTCAGGCAATTGGAAGCCAAATTGAAGATGCCAGGCGCCCAGCGGAACCCTCCTTAGTTGGCTTACCTCAGACTATCAGTGGTGACAGTGGGGGAATGTCAGCAGTCTCAGATGGGAGTAGCAGCAGCCTAGCAGCCTCTGCTTCTCTTTTCCCGTTGAAGGTGCTACCGCTGACGACACCCCTGGTGGATGGCGAGGATGAGAGGTAAGATCATGCCGTGTTTCTGCAGACATTCAACAGATTCCAAGTTAATCTGTTTAGTAGCTATGTATCTGCACAACATTTGTCAAAAGCATtacctattttttcatttttgtatgtgaAAATGCGTTTTCGTGGTAAGTTTTCTAGAGTAAGAGTGGTGGATTGGTTTCAGAGTGGATAGTAAGCGGTGGGTGCAAGTAATATGTAACAGACTAGTTACTGAGCAGAAAGTATAGGTCTGGGGGCACCAAGTGTTTTTGTGACTtatgaaatgctttttaaagggatttattATGAACGGAAAATTTTTGCTAACCCATATAATAGTAAATCTAGTCATTTGAATTTCTAAAATCCTTATGATGATCTCTTGAAGCGGGGGTTGTGGTTCCCACGGTGGTCTCTCCTTTACTAGATTGGACAATCCTTTTCACTTCTACTGTGTTTGATCTTAGTCTGTGAAAGATAATGTTACCTGTTTTTCCTAGTCAGACATTATAGGAAAAAGATGACCTAGTCTGGGTTATATAGGTTGCCCTTATACTGTAATTGGCCAACTTTTGTGCACTTATTTAATGGTCATTTTAACTGACCAGAACAGGAATGGGaatcttaaaaagtattttgtgGGGGAGGAGGGTATACACTGTCAAAATTACCAGGTTTATCTTTGAAAGAAGTATCCTGTacgtttttccttttgtttggtAGATCAAGGTGGtagccattttaaaaagtaaggaaagTCTTAGAGGGTTGAATTTACAGAGGCTTGAAAATAAGACTTTGTTCTCCAGATAATGTATTCCACCTGTTCCCCTCTTTTGCCAAAAAAATGCCTAAAGCCAAAAATACAGTATTAATCCAGTGTTTTTGTAATTGAACTGGAAATAATGCTCCAAACATGCCATTGAATCAAATTGTGTCTTTTAAGCTGACTGCCTAGAAAAGTTGTGAAATCTCTAATGAGTCTACATTGctttaaagttgatttttaaaggaatgttCTTTTCACAGATTTGCTGGTCTGTGACTAACCTTGATCAAAAGAGTATCATAGGAGTTAATGACAAAGGCTGTTCATTTTAACCATCGAACTTTGAATAAACTCTAAAGACACTTAATTATTTCAGTGTTAGTTGTAGATTTTTGTGATTGAACTTTCATCAGACCCAATTGGAAATTTTTTCACTTAGGAGAAACCGAGGGTATTTCAAAAGAATTGCAGTCTTAGAAAGATATTGCAGTGAGGTTTtcatgagatatatatatatatatatattttagttccTTAAAAGATGTAAGGTAAAGGCATCGttaattgaaataatttaaaatcttgtctctcaaggtttttgtttttttaaaatttttccaggaGTCATGTAATTAAAACCTTGTTATCTAACCAAATGTGTTCTGTATCATGTATACGAAACTGAACTTAAGAGTTAGACCTCTTCTAAGAGGTAGTTTCCTTAGTAGTCCTACTATAATTAATGATAAACTTTGTTTCATATGCTAATTGCTAATAGTCactataattttaaagaattatttgtcccaaatattaatgttttctaAATCTAAGGGGCATGATTGAGTGAAACTCCTGAAAATCAGGTCTATTATGTAGGTGCtaaattcagagaaataaaagatagatgaaatacacaaatgaaaaccacacatTTTGAATTGAAACCTGCCATGATTTTTGTTAATTACCATTTGTGCTCTCCTGGCAtgactttctccttttttattcccCTGGTGGTAGGGCGTGATAGAGCTTTCCACAACTTGCTCTTCCAGACAATTAAAGTCAGATGTTGCTACTTAGAACTAGGTTTTTAATTGTAGGGATAGAGGCCAGTTTAAGACATTTagtacaaaattaatttttccataTAATAAGTGAGATGAAGATTAATTAGGGGCAAACTGTGTAGAAAGGTTTGGAAATAAAGGGACAAAAAGCGATACTGAAGTATGATTAAGTATTGGTGTAAAGTAACCTGAGTTGACTCTGCCTGTTTTGAATTTACTACATATTTGAAACTTTTTGTTAGTTAACATCAAAGTTAAGTCATCAAAGccagaaaatttttgttttgtaggtgttctttaaatgttgaaaaatcaaaatttgtCACCCCTAAAGTACCTATAAAGGCCAATAAGGataaacatgtatatattattttctttatggtgTTTTACTGCAAATTATCCTTTTatccctaaagaaaaaaaaatgtttttaaatttgccTTTGGAAGGGAATTTGAGACTATCTACTAGAGAAAAAAGtgataatgattaaaaaaaattcttcttaccTTTTCTTCCTATGACAGCTTCCATGTCACATGCATCTTCTGGGGTTTGGTCACCAATTTCTCTCTCATGGGAGGAAGGGGGTTACATTATAATTTCAATATTATGACTTAGAAACCATGTTAACAATGAAGCATTTTGGTGGTAAGGTAAATGAAAGATTATTCTGTAGTCTGTTTCTAAAATAATACTCTtaacactttaaaatttaaaatgttcattaggcatgtgaaaaatgcttttagtTGATCATTGGGCAAGactataaaaattagaaacatgGGTCAGGCGTTAAGgttatcttgttttttaaaattcattctcatTAAAAAGGTCTTACTATCTCATTTTCGCTTTTAACATGAACTTACTTTATAACACAGGGAAGATACCGGTATTTCACACTGATCTATAATGTTTTGTGCTTTCCAGTTCTTAGTACAGCCTCCCTTGTAAAATTGGTCATACTTCTATTCATTCTTCAAGACTTATCTCAGATGTTCCTTCTGGAACATTTTTTGGTGTTCCTCTATTTAATGCGCTGCACACATTCAGTTATTATGTTTACCTGTCTTCCTCATAAGACTCTGAGCTCCTCAAGGGCaagaactaaatattttttttttttttaagattttatttatttagttgacagagacacagtgagagagggagcacgagcaaggagagtgggagagggagatgcaggcttccccgttgagccaggagccccttgtggggcttgatcccaggattcagggatcgtgacctgagcagaaggcagacgcttaaagactgagccacccaggcaccgcaagaACTAAATAATATTTGAGTGAATTAATGAGCAGACCTTTCTCTGCTTTTTCCGtcactatttaaaatttatatatttttatatatgtatatatatatatatatattatctcatcATAAGCACAACTGTTAGAGATGCAGGATCATATAATTTGTGtaataaactgaaaagaaaagaagaaaaagacttgCTTTTTTGCACCTCTTTAACCTCATCGTTGAGGTGAATTGATAGCTTTTTTCTAAATACAATACCTGTTACGTAGTAGGctctcaaatttttattaaagaggAATGAAagtcttatctataaaataggagtAATACTCATTTTGCCTTCTTCTGAGGATAGTACcattagataaaatattttaactataaaattctaaattataGGCTTTAATTTTTACTTAGGTTATACCTGCAGAGTTTAAAGGGTAAAGTAATTTACATGGTTATTGAAGCAAACAAAAGCTTCCTACCTCcccctttccatttttccttacCCAAAAGCAGTCACTTTAACCTCTTTTAGATGATTGTCCTCTTTACCTCCTAGTTTGTAAACAACATGCTTATATTGCTGCTGGATATGCAACATGGCTAGATGGTTAGGAGCATGGGCTCTGGGTTTATACTGTTTAGGTTTGAATCTTCCTCTGTCAGCTGTTAGTTTTATGTAATATTGggctacttaacctctctatgccTCCTCATTTGGCTCATTTAAGAATGGGGATAGTAGTACCTACCTCATGGGGATGTTATAGAATATGAATTTGGAAAGCCTCTAGAACTGTGTCTAACTCACATGCTCTGTATAgtctgtgttaaataaaatacTCTGTGTTTGTTTCGGTTTTATTAACTTCCTGGatggaaaatgaagatttttcGTTATCACCTACGCAGCTGATCCCTTTACTTCCTAGTACCCTTCTTAATAGCTATGATTCCATCACTTTTGATAATTCAATATTCTTGTAAAATACCACTTTTCCTGTCCTGTACAGTGTGCTGTACTTGCCTGCCTCCCTCTACTCCACCCCAGCTATCTAATGCATATAGTGTActagaatatatagaatatatatttctatatactactTAGCCTATAGAAATGttagccgccccccccccccaaagtttTCATCTGTTTCCTCCAAATTGCCTCTCTGCCAAATTTGTATgcctttcttcctatttttgctTTGCCTTTTGTGATAGAGACTTTCCTCAGATGTCTGGTAATTCTTGGACATCTGCACATCTGCACGTTAGGAGAGGAAAGAGCTTATCTAGTCTCAGTGTGACTTGTTGATTGTTAGCTTTACCATAGGGTGATCTGGCTGGAGTTCAATGTCTCTGCTCCACCCCTGGGTTGGTTTTGCTGTAATTATCACTAATTCAGCTTTTCGTCAAATGTCTCTTGAAATGTTCAGGTATTATCACCAATTTTATCTTCCTGAGGCAGTCTCTCCTGTCCCTCTGGCCTCCATTCTGGACTGTCTTCTAGACTTAGTACACAACCAGTATTGTGGGATTCCTTTCACTTTCTCCCGTGGTTGGATTTCCATTTTGCAGTGATCCATGTCATGTTCATTCTTGGCTTActtgatgttttaaaattgttttagggggcacctgcctggctcagtctgtagagcatacgactcttgatcctcagggttgtgagtttgagctgcatgttgggtgtagagattacttaaaaataaaatcttaaaaaaatggtttccGTTTACCCTGAAATTCATTTGATTATTTGGTTAGGTTAAGAATACTACCtgtaaaattgtattattttgtaattttgctCCATTGCTTTCTAGCTTCCATATTGCTTTTGAGAAGTCTGAAGTCACTCTAATTTCCAAATATTGTATGTGACctgtgtgtttgtttccttttttcctgccttatttacccttttctctgttcctctctctctctttaattctCTGAAAGCTTTTGAGATTGTATCTGTTTCCAGTGTTTGGAAATTTTATAGTCATGGATCCTTGTATAGGTGTCTTTTCATCCATTTGCTGAGTACTAGGTGTGCTCTTTTAGTCTGGAAACATCTTTTAATTCTGGAACTTTTTCTTGAACGAGGTCTtgattatttctttctattttctgtttcgtTCTCAAACTCTTCTTATTGGGATAATGGAccttcttgatttcttttctaattttcttgtattttccatctcattttctttttgctctacTTCTATTA is a window from the Neovison vison isolate M4711 chromosome 5, ASM_NN_V1, whole genome shotgun sequence genome containing:
- the TSC22D1 gene encoding TSC22 domain family protein 1 isoform X3, with the translated sequence MHQPPESTAAAAAADISARKMAHPAMFPRRGSGSGSASALNAAGTGVGSSATSSEDFPPPSLLQPPPPAASSTSGPQPPPPQSLNLLSQAQLQAQPLAPGGTQMKKKSGFQITSVTPAQISASISSNNSIAEDTESYDDLDESHTEDLSSSEILDVSLSRATDLGEPERSSSEETLNNFQEAETPGAVSPNQPHLPQPHLPHLPQQNVVINGNAHPHHLHHHHHIHHGHHLHHGHHHPSHAGVASTSIPGGPPSSPVSRKLSATGSSDSVMPAVPTSAVSSGGSPASVMTNIRAPSITGSIGTSSVSGTNTMNTVNITAVGSFNPSVTSSMLSNASVNASNIPSAASVSVGPGVSSGVNVNILSGMGNGTISSSAVVSSAPNAAAGMTVGSVSSQQQQPTVNTSRFRVVKLDSSSEPFKKGRWTCTEFYEKDNAAPAAEGVAMNKVVETVKQNPAEVTSERESTSGSSVSSSVSTLSHYTESVGSGEMGAPTVVVQPQPQPPTLQGMALQQVDFSSSGPPSISQSQITQVQLQPQELSYPQKQGLQPVPLQATLSAATGIQPPPVSVVGVTSALGQQPSISSLAQPQLPYPQTAPPVQAPLPGAPPQQLQYGQQQPAVSTQMVPSHGKAVTQNPASEYVQQPPILQTAVSSGQPSAAGVGAGTAAMPTAQPQSIQLPVQPAAIQAQPAGASVQPVGQAQAAVSVVPPGSQIANIGQQASIPTAVQGPSTQVTPSVIPQGAPPSSQIVPPAPTAIIHQGVQTSASSLPQQLVLAPQSTLLTVPPQPQGVESVAQVSQPLPAVSPLPSASSISVTNQVSSTGPSGMPSAPTNLVPPQNIAQTPATQNGNLVQSVSQPPLIATSINLPLAQQIPLSSTQFSAQSLAQAIGSQIEDARRPAEPSLVGLPQTISGDSGGMSAVSDGSSSSLAASASLFPLKVLPLTTPLVDGEDESASLLPEVQGVILEPQIQPRPRRAFDVRGPLSPLNPWRQNIQLLERVGKDNKQISFNW
- the TSC22D1 gene encoding TSC22 domain family protein 1 isoform X5, yielding MHQPPESTAAAAAADISARKMAHPAMFPRRGSGSGSASALNAAGTGVGSSATSSEDFPPPSLLQPPPPAASSTSGPQPPPPQSLNLLSQAQLQAQPLAPGGTQMKKKSGFQITSVTPAQISASISSNNSIAEDTESYDDLDESHTEDLSSSEILDVSLSRATDLGEPERSSSEETLNNFQEAETPGAVSPNQPHLPQPHLPHLPQQNVVINGNAHPHHLHHHHHIHHGHHLHHGHHHPSHAGVASTSIPGGPPSSPVSRKLSATGSSDSVMPAVPTSAVSSGGSPASVMTNIRAPSITGSIGTSSVSGTNTMNTVNITAVGSFNPSVTSSMLSNASVNASNIPSAASVSVGPGVSSGVNVNILSGMGNGTISSSAVVSSAPNAAAGMTVGSVSSQQQQPTVNTSRFRVVKLDSSSEPFKKGRWTCTEFYEKDNAAPAAEGVAMNKVVETVKQNPAEVTSERESTSGSSVSSSVSTLSHYTESVGSGEMGAPTVVVQPQPQPPTLQGMALQQVDFSSSGPPSISQSQITQVQLQPQELSYPQKQGLQPVPLQATLSAATGIQPPPVSVVGVTSALGQQPSISSLAQPQLPYPQTAPPVQAPLPGAPPQQLQYGQQQPAVSTQMVPSHGKAVTQNPASEYVQQPPILQTAVSSGQPSAAGVGAGTAAMPTAQPQSIQLPVQPAAIQAQPAGASVQPVGQAQAAVSVVPPGSQIANIGQQASIPTAVQGPSTQVTPSVIPQGAPPSSQIVPPAPTAIIHQGVQTSASSLPQQLVLAPQSTLLTVPPQPQGVESVAQVSQPLPAVSPLPSASSISVTNQVSSTGPSGMPSAPTNLVPPQNIAQTPATQNGNLVQSVSQPPLIATSINLPLAQQIPLSSTQFSAQSLAQAIGSQIEDARRPAEPSLVGLPQTISGDSGGMSAVSDGSSSSLAASASLFPLKVLPLTTPLVDGEDESCWYISKLAGRARRK
- the TSC22D1 gene encoding TSC22 domain family protein 1 isoform X2, translated to MHQPPESTAAAAAADISARKMAHPAMFPRRGSGSGSASALNAAGTGVGSSATSSEDFPPPSLLQPPPPAASSTSGPQPPPPQSLNLLSQAQLQAQPLAPGGTQMKKKSGFQITSVTPAQISASISSNNSIAEDTESYDDLDESHTEDLSSSEILDVSLSRATDLGEPERSSSEETLNNFQEAETPGAVSPNQPHLPQPHLPHLPQQNVVINGNAHPHHLHHHHHIHHGHHLHHGHHHPSHAGVASTSIPGGPPSSPVSRKLSATGSSDSVMPAVPTSAVSSGGSPASVMTNIRAPSITGSIGTSSVSGTNTMNTVNITAVGSFNPSVTSSMLSNASVNASNIPSAASVSVGPGVSSGVNVNILSGMGNGTISSSAVVSSAPNAAAGMTVGSVSSQQQQPTVNTSRFRVVKLDSSSEPFKKGRWTCTEFYEKDNAAPAAEGVAMNKVVETVKQNPAEVTSERESTSGSSVSSSVSTLSHYTESVGSGEMGAPTVVVQPQPQPPTLQGMALQQVDFSSSGPPSISQSQITQVQLQPQELSYPQKQGLQPVPLQATLSAATGIQPPPVSVVGVTSALGQQPSISSLAQPQLPYPQTAPPVQAPLPGAPPQQLQYGQQQPAVSTQMVPSHGKAVTQNPASEYVQQPPILQTAVSSGQPSAAGVGAGTAAMPTAQPQSIQLPVQPAAIQAQPAGASVQPVGQAQAAVSVVPPGSQIANIGQQASIPTAVQGPSTQVTPSVIPQGAPPSSQIVPPAPTAIIHQGVQTSASSLPQQLVLAPQSTLLTVPPQPQGVESVAQVSQPLPAVSPLPSASSISVTNQVSSTGPSGMPSAPTNLVPPQNIAQTPATQNGNLVQSVSQPPLIATSINLPLAQQIPLSSTQFSAQSLAQAIGSQIEDARRPAEPSLVGLPQTISGDSGGMSAVSDGSSSSLAASASLFPLKVLPLTTPLVDGEDESASLLPEVQGVILEPQIQPRPRRAFDVRGPLSPLNPWRQNIQLLERVGKDNKQVGAFHYLLGFIYRLECPSIAHLILLVYSLGSYKNQVGLQSVCFF
- the TSC22D1 gene encoding TSC22 domain family protein 1 isoform X4; translated protein: MHQPPESTAAAAAADISARKMAHPAMFPRRGSGSGSASALNAAGTGVGSSATSSEDFPPPSLLQPPPPAASSTSGPQPPPPQSLNLLSQAQLQAQPLAPGGTQMKKKSGFQITSVTPAQISASISSNNSIAEDTESYDDLDESHTEDLSSSEILDVSLSRATDLGEPERSSSEETLNNFQEAETPGAVSPNQPHLPQPHLPHLPQQNVVINGNAHPHHLHHHHHIHHGHHLHHGHHHPSHAGVASTSIPGGPPSSPVSRKLSATGSSDSVMPAVPTSAVSSGGSPASVMTNIRAPSITGSIGTSSVSGTNTMNTVNITAVGSFNPSVTSSMLSNASVNASNIPSAASVSVGPGVSSGVNVNILSGMGNGTISSSAVVSSAPNAAAGMTVGSVSSQQQQPTVNTSRFRVVKLDSSSEPFKKGRWTCTEFYEKDNAAPAAEGVAMNKVVETVKQNPAEVTSERESTSGSSVSSSVSTLSHYTESVGSGEMGAPTVVVQPQPQPPTLQGMALQQVDFSSSGPPSISQSQITQVQLQPQELSYPQKQGLQPVPLQATLSAATGIQPPPVSVVGVTSALGQQPSISSLAQPQLPYPQTAPPVQAPLPGAPPQQLQYGQQQPAVSTQMVPSHGKAVTQNPASEYVQQPPILQTAVSSGQPSAAGVGAGTAAMPTAQPQSIQLPVQPAAIQAQPAGASVQPVGQAQAAVSVVPPGSQIANIGQQASIPTAVQGPSTQVTPSVIPQGAPPSSQIVPPAPTAIIHQGVQTSASSLPQQLVLAPQSTLLTVPPQPQGVESVAQVSQPLPAVSPLPSASSISVTNQVSSTGPSGMPSAPTNLVPPQNIAQTPATQNGNLVQSVSQPPLIATSINLPLAQQIPLSSTQFSAQSLAQAIGSQIEDARRPAEPSLVGLPQTISGDSGGMSAVSDGSSSSLAASASLFPLKVLPLTTPLVDGEDESSLFQCFSPTRGARSDPRTTDTAKTTESF
- the TSC22D1 gene encoding TSC22 domain family protein 1 isoform X1, whose amino-acid sequence is MHQPPESTAAAAAADISARKMAHPAMFPRRGSGSGSASALNAAGTGVGSSATSSEDFPPPSLLQPPPPAASSTSGPQPPPPQSLNLLSQAQLQAQPLAPGGTQMKKKSGFQITSVTPAQISASISSNNSIAEDTESYDDLDESHTEDLSSSEILDVSLSRATDLGEPERSSSEETLNNFQEAETPGAVSPNQPHLPQPHLPHLPQQNVVINGNAHPHHLHHHHHIHHGHHLHHGHHHPSHAGVASTSIPGGPPSSPVSRKLSATGSSDSVMPAVPTSAVSSGGSPASVMTNIRAPSITGSIGTSSVSGTNTMNTVNITAVGSFNPSVTSSMLSNASVNASNIPSAASVSVGPGVSSGVNVNILSGMGNGTISSSAVVSSAPNAAAGMTVGSVSSQQQQPTVNTSRFRVVKLDSSSEPFKKGRWTCTEFYEKDNAAPAAEGVAMNKVVETVKQNPAEVTSERESTSGSSVSSSVSTLSHYTESVGSGEMGAPTVVVQPQPQPPTLQGMALQQVDFSSSGPPSISQSQITQVQLQPQELSYPQKQGLQPVPLQATLSAATGIQPPPVSVVGVTSALGQQPSISSLAQPQLPYPQTAPPVQAPLPGAPPQQLQYGQQQPAVSTQMVPSHGKAVTQNPASEYVQQPPILQTAVSSGQPSAAGVGAGTAAMPTAQPQSIQLPVQPAAIQAQPAGASVQPVGQAQAAVSVVPPGSQIANIGQQASIPTAVQGPSTQVTPSVIPQGAPPSSQIVPPAPTAIIHQGVQTSASSLPQQLVLAPQSTLLTVPPQPQGVESVAQVSQPLPAVSPLPSASSISVTNQVSSTGPSGMPSAPTNLVPPQNIAQTPATQNGNLVQSVSQPPLIATSINLPLAQQIPLSSTQFSAQSLAQAIGSQIEDARRPAEPSLVGLPQTISGDSGGMSAVSDGSSSSLAASASLFPLKVLPLTTPLVDGEDESSSGASVVAIDNKIEQAMDLVKSHLMYAVREEVEVLKEQIKELIEKNSQLEQENNLLKTLASPEQLAQFQAQLQTGSPPATTQPQGTTQPPAQPASQGSGPTA